A DNA window from Streptomyces canus contains the following coding sequences:
- a CDS encoding MFS transporter gives MSPTVAPRDPAEAVGQPKKAATAAWIGSALEYYDFFIYGSAAALIFPKVFFDESDPATATLLSLATFGVAYAARPVGALFLGHVGDRVGRKKIMVFTLILMGLSTFLIGCLPTRHQVGTLAPVLLVLCRVLQGISAAGEQASANSMSLEHAPAHRRGFFTSFTLSGTQGGQLLATLVFLPVAALPEDQLLSWGWRVPFWLSVAVAVVGFVIRRKLDETPAFEQQAASEGVPKLPLVVLLREHWADVLRVIGGALIASVSTIFTVWALAYATSDAVGMSRSSMLWVGALANLVALAAIPLWATLSDRIGRRPVFLIGAAGSAVTMFLYLWAISTGNYPLTLLLGIVTFGVVYSAANGVWPSFYGEMFSTRVRLSGMAIGTQIGFAVAGFAVTFAAQIAGPDGTDWSSVALFTAALCVPPLIAALTARETHKVPTEDLGSRTPREAPRPEKVTA, from the coding sequence GTGTCCCCGACCGTCGCACCCCGCGACCCTGCCGAAGCCGTCGGGCAACCGAAAAAGGCGGCGACCGCCGCCTGGATCGGCAGCGCCCTGGAGTACTACGACTTCTTCATCTACGGCAGTGCCGCAGCCCTGATCTTCCCGAAGGTGTTCTTCGACGAGTCCGACCCGGCCACCGCGACCCTGCTGTCGCTGGCCACGTTCGGTGTCGCCTACGCGGCCCGGCCGGTCGGCGCGCTCTTCCTCGGGCATGTCGGCGACCGGGTCGGCCGTAAGAAGATCATGGTCTTCACGCTGATTCTGATGGGCCTGTCGACGTTCCTCATCGGCTGTCTGCCGACCCGCCACCAGGTCGGCACCCTCGCCCCGGTCCTGCTGGTCCTGTGCCGCGTCCTCCAGGGCATCTCGGCGGCCGGTGAGCAGGCCAGCGCCAACTCCATGAGCCTGGAGCACGCGCCGGCGCACCGACGGGGCTTCTTCACGAGCTTCACGCTCAGCGGCACCCAGGGCGGACAGCTGCTCGCCACCCTGGTCTTCCTGCCGGTCGCCGCGCTGCCCGAGGACCAGTTGCTGTCCTGGGGCTGGCGGGTGCCGTTCTGGCTGAGCGTGGCGGTCGCCGTGGTCGGCTTCGTCATCCGCCGCAAGCTGGACGAGACACCGGCGTTCGAGCAGCAGGCCGCCTCCGAGGGCGTCCCGAAGCTTCCGCTGGTGGTCCTGCTGCGGGAGCACTGGGCGGATGTGCTCCGGGTGATCGGGGGCGCGCTGATCGCCTCGGTCTCCACGATCTTCACGGTGTGGGCGCTGGCGTACGCGACGAGCGACGCGGTCGGGATGAGCCGTTCCTCGATGCTGTGGGTGGGCGCACTGGCCAACCTCGTCGCGCTCGCCGCGATCCCCCTGTGGGCCACGCTGTCGGACCGCATCGGCCGGCGTCCGGTCTTCCTGATCGGCGCGGCGGGCAGCGCGGTGACGATGTTCCTCTACCTCTGGGCGATCTCCACGGGCAACTACCCGCTGACACTGCTGCTCGGCATCGTCACCTTCGGCGTCGTCTACAGCGCCGCGAACGGGGTCTGGCCGTCCTTCTACGGCGAGATGTTCTCCACCAGGGTCCGGCTGTCGGGCATGGCGATCGGCACGCAGATCGGTTTCGCGGTGGCCGGTTTCGCGGTCACCTTCGCGGCACAGATCGCGGGCCCCGACGGCACCGACTGGTCCTCGGTGGCCCTGTTCACCGCGGCCCTGTGCGTCCCCCCGCTGATCGCCGCCCTGACGGCCCGCGAGACCCACAAGGTCCCCACGGAGGACCTCGGCTCCCGCACCCCCCGGGAGGCACCCCGCCCGGAGAAGGTGACGGCCTGA
- a CDS encoding serine hydrolase domain-containing protein: MAQLRQEVDPAEVGLDGKALDRLDQHFAHYVDEGRMPGFLVSVARGGRVAHLTTHGHRDLAAGLPVEADTLWRIYSMTKPVTSVAALLLVEEGRLSLDDPVAEYLPAFAEPRVYVDGSGESLTTRPADGPILIRHLMTHTAGLTFAFYHCHPVDALYREAGLESSVLPGSDLAETVAVYASLPLQFEPGTQWNYSVASNVLGRVIEIVSGQTLDAFFAERVLGPLGMTDAGFWVPDEQADRLSELYGEKDDGTIEPVPGLPLRGRPRLLSGSGGMVASAYDVHRFAELLRRRGELDGTRLLSAETVDLMTSNHLPGGADLRAFGAKPAHDEPGNDGVGFGLGVSVVTDPARTLAPSGLGSYGWSGAASTTFWVDPGRDLTVQFHTQVRPKTLKLFPDLKRLVHEAVVDQDAPGR; the protein is encoded by the coding sequence ATGGCACAGCTTCGGCAAGAGGTCGATCCCGCTGAGGTGGGGCTGGACGGCAAGGCGCTGGACCGCCTCGACCAGCACTTCGCCCACTACGTCGACGAGGGCCGGATGCCCGGCTTCCTGGTGTCCGTCGCCCGAGGCGGACGCGTCGCCCACCTCACGACGCACGGCCACCGTGACCTCGCGGCCGGCCTGCCGGTCGAGGCCGACACCCTGTGGCGGATCTACTCGATGACCAAACCGGTCACCTCGGTGGCCGCCCTCCTGCTGGTGGAGGAAGGACGGCTGTCGCTGGACGACCCGGTCGCCGAGTATCTGCCGGCGTTCGCGGAACCCCGGGTCTACGTGGACGGTTCCGGCGAGAGCCTCACCACCCGGCCGGCCGACGGTCCGATCCTGATCCGGCATCTGATGACCCACACCGCGGGTCTGACCTTCGCCTTCTACCACTGCCACCCGGTCGACGCCCTCTACCGCGAGGCCGGCCTGGAGTCGTCCGTGCTGCCGGGCTCGGACCTCGCCGAGACCGTCGCCGTGTACGCGAGCCTGCCGCTGCAGTTCGAACCGGGCACGCAGTGGAACTACTCGGTCGCCTCCAACGTCCTGGGCCGGGTCATCGAGATCGTGTCCGGGCAGACCCTCGACGCCTTCTTCGCCGAGCGCGTCCTCGGGCCGCTCGGGATGACCGACGCCGGCTTCTGGGTGCCGGACGAACAGGCGGACAGGCTCTCGGAGTTGTACGGAGAGAAGGACGACGGCACCATCGAGCCGGTCCCCGGACTGCCGCTGCGGGGCCGCCCCCGCCTGCTGTCCGGCAGCGGTGGCATGGTGGCGTCCGCGTACGACGTCCACCGCTTCGCGGAGCTGCTGCGCCGCCGCGGCGAACTGGACGGCACCCGTCTGCTGTCCGCCGAGACGGTGGACCTGATGACCTCCAACCACCTCCCGGGCGGCGCCGACCTGCGCGCCTTCGGCGCCAAACCCGCCCACGACGAGCCCGGCAACGACGGCGTCGGCTTCGGCCTCGGCGTCTCCGTGGTGACCGACCCGGCCCGCACCCTGGCCCCTTCCGGCCTCGGTTCCTACGGCTGGAGCGGGGCGGCGTCCACGACCTTCTGGGTCGACCCGGGCCGCGATCTGACCGTGCAGTTCCACACCCAGGTGCGGCCGAAGACGCTGAAGCTGTTCCCCGACCTCAAGCGGCTGGTCCACGAGGCGGTCGTGGACCAGGACGCCCCGGGTCGCTAG
- a CDS encoding PPOX class F420-dependent oxidoreductase encodes MTQDATQDALLRLLSEGHGGVLVTLKRDGRPQLSNVSHAYYPDERIIRVSLTDDRAKTRNLRRDPRASYHVTTPDRWAYTVAEGTADLTPVANDPHDDTVEELIRLYRDVQGEHPDWDDYRAAMVRDRRLVLRLRVERAYGIPARAADSGK; translated from the coding sequence ATGACTCAGGACGCGACGCAGGACGCACTGCTCCGGCTGCTCTCGGAGGGCCACGGCGGGGTGCTGGTCACCCTCAAGCGCGACGGCCGGCCCCAGCTGTCGAACGTCAGCCACGCCTACTACCCCGACGAACGGATCATCCGGGTCTCCCTCACCGACGACCGCGCCAAGACCCGCAACCTGCGCCGGGACCCCCGCGCCTCGTACCACGTGACGACGCCGGACCGATGGGCGTACACGGTCGCCGAGGGTACGGCCGACCTCACCCCCGTGGCGAACGACCCGCACGACGACACGGTCGAGGAACTCATCCGCTTGTACCGGGACGTCCAGGGCGAACACCCCGACTGGGACGACTACCGCGCGGCGATGGTCCGGGACCGGCGGCTGGTACTGCGGTTGCGGGTGGAGCGGGCGTACGGGATTCCGGCCCGCGCGGCCGATTCGGGGAAGTAA
- a CDS encoding VOC family protein produces MPVNGRSHIRIARPSRDLAAAERFWVEGLGLGVVWRAEGGPEPGEHDLLMLGWPDAGWHLELVHEQGHPVEPRPTEEDLLVIYVDGPVPEDLVARLEARGGKRVLSPNPYWNEWGVTVEDPDGYRLVLCTRGWSNA; encoded by the coding sequence ATGCCCGTCAACGGCCGCAGCCACATCCGCATCGCCCGCCCGTCCCGGGATCTGGCCGCCGCCGAGCGGTTCTGGGTCGAGGGGCTCGGCCTGGGTGTCGTGTGGCGCGCCGAGGGCGGCCCCGAACCCGGCGAGCACGACCTGCTGATGCTCGGGTGGCCGGACGCCGGCTGGCACCTGGAACTCGTCCACGAGCAGGGCCACCCGGTCGAACCCCGCCCCACCGAGGAGGACCTGTTGGTGATCTACGTGGACGGGCCCGTACCGGAGGACCTCGTGGCCCGCCTCGAGGCGCGCGGCGGCAAGCGGGTGCTGTCGCCGAACCCGTACTGGAACGAGTGGGGCGTCACGGTGGAGGACCCGGACGGGTACCGACTGGTGCTGTGCACGCGGGGCTGGTCGAACGCGTAG